From Micromonospora echinospora, one genomic window encodes:
- the brxD gene encoding BREX system ATP-binding protein BrxD — protein sequence MTGQVSARRRRDIVDALRRGVVPTNGLDALAVGLDRFTAAFDDDLDRVAGGGSVFKAVRGEYGAGKTFFTRWLAERAKRRGFAAAEVQISELETPLHRMETVYRRLVEHLGTEQFPPSAFRPILDGWIFALEEDALAGGRLAEDDAVALDRAVTELLERRLSDISRSTPGFATALRGYRAAISSGDHPAAEGLAAWLGGQPHVASTVRRGAGVKGDLDHFGALSFLQGLLTVLRDSGHQGLLLVLDEVETLQRVRTDVRDKALNALRQLIDEVYAGRFPGLFLVITGTPAFFDGPQGIQRLAPLAQRLATHFGQDPRWDNPRATQVRLPGFTLGALVELGRTVRDIYASPAVTDRVDDAYLDLLARAVTGRLGGQVGVAPRVYLKKLVADVFDRVDQFADWDPRRHYELTLRTDELTQVERNAAVSAGDIDLPD from the coding sequence GTGACCGGGCAGGTCTCCGCCCGCCGCCGTCGCGACATCGTCGACGCCCTCCGCCGGGGGGTGGTGCCCACCAATGGCCTCGACGCCCTGGCCGTCGGACTCGACCGGTTCACCGCTGCGTTCGACGACGATCTGGACCGGGTGGCCGGTGGCGGCAGCGTCTTCAAGGCCGTCCGGGGCGAGTACGGGGCCGGCAAGACCTTCTTCACCCGCTGGCTGGCCGAACGCGCCAAGCGGCGCGGCTTCGCTGCGGCCGAGGTGCAGATCTCCGAACTGGAGACGCCCCTGCATCGGATGGAAACCGTCTACCGCCGGCTGGTCGAACACCTCGGTACCGAACAGTTTCCGCCGAGCGCGTTCCGTCCGATTCTCGACGGCTGGATCTTCGCTCTCGAGGAGGACGCGCTGGCCGGTGGCCGGCTCGCCGAGGACGACGCCGTCGCACTGGACCGGGCCGTGACCGAGCTGCTGGAGCGCCGGCTCAGCGACATCTCCCGCAGCACCCCCGGATTCGCCACCGCCCTGCGCGGCTACCGCGCCGCGATCTCGTCCGGTGACCATCCGGCCGCCGAAGGGCTGGCCGCGTGGCTCGGCGGGCAGCCACACGTCGCCAGCACCGTCCGGCGCGGGGCCGGGGTCAAGGGCGACCTCGACCACTTCGGTGCGTTGAGTTTCCTCCAAGGGCTGCTCACCGTGCTGCGGGACAGCGGACACCAGGGGCTGCTGCTCGTCCTCGACGAGGTGGAAACCCTGCAACGGGTCCGCACCGACGTGCGGGACAAGGCACTCAACGCCCTCCGGCAACTCATCGACGAGGTCTACGCCGGGCGGTTCCCCGGACTCTTTCTTGTCATCACCGGCACGCCCGCCTTCTTCGACGGGCCCCAGGGCATCCAGCGACTCGCGCCGCTCGCCCAGCGCCTCGCTACCCACTTCGGCCAGGACCCGCGCTGGGACAACCCCCGAGCCACCCAGGTACGGCTGCCCGGCTTCACCCTCGGCGCGCTGGTCGAACTGGGCCGCACCGTCCGGGACATCTACGCCAGCCCGGCGGTGACCGACCGGGTCGACGACGCGTACCTCGACCTACTCGCGCGGGCCGTCACCGGCCGCCTCGGCGGGCAGGTCGGCGTGGCGCCCCGCGTCTACCTCAAGAAACTCGTCGCCGACGTCTTCGACCGGGTGGACCAGTTCGCCGACTGGGACCCCAGGCGGCACTACGAGCTGACGCTGCGGACCGACGAGCTGACCCAGGTGGAACGCAACGCCGCTGTCAGCGCCGGTGACATCGACCTTCCCGACTGA
- a CDS encoding DivIVA domain-containing protein produces MGFFLWRRRTENTGRHHRPLRQQPARGGLYWSAQTPLRPSQVRGRSFGLARFGRRGLDPVEVGEFLDRVAGDLATLYAALDRVGDENERIKDALRQWQTRQARRVYHNAGRY; encoded by the coding sequence ATGGGGTTCTTCTTGTGGCGGCGGCGTACCGAGAACACCGGTCGTCATCACCGACCGCTCCGGCAGCAGCCGGCGCGCGGTGGGCTGTACTGGTCGGCGCAGACGCCGCTGCGGCCGTCGCAGGTGCGCGGGCGGTCGTTCGGGTTGGCCCGGTTCGGCCGGCGCGGTCTTGATCCGGTCGAGGTGGGGGAGTTCCTGGACCGGGTGGCCGGTGACCTGGCGACGCTCTACGCGGCGTTGGACCGGGTGGGCGACGAGAACGAGCGCATCAAGGACGCCCTGCGCCAGTGGCAGACCCGCCAGGCGCGGCGGGTGTACCACAACGCGGGGCGGTACTGA
- a CDS encoding phage resistance protein, with protein MTLLRDVIDIPTSVGDGDFVVRAAEGADLRRYVVTDQLRESFAESLRRIGHAVTTGRSQAVFLHGSFGSGKSHFMAVLREILQHNPAARELRGLAEPVLAADEWLTGRRMLTLTFHMLDARSVEQAILEGYLRQVTALHPDAPVPPVHRSDALLDDAARLRDRMGDEAFFAALRDGGSAPTAAGGGLAAIRARAQGWTPQTYADAAAEPPGSAGRDALVSALTSAFFTGAVRSAEFLDLDTGLAVITRHAKALGYDAMVLFLDELILWLSTRISDHTFVNTEGAKLNKLIESADATRPLPLISFVARQRNLEDFLGPQVGGTEREALAHVMRSVQGRFGEVALADTNLPEITEGRLLKPVDDEARAVVDRAFAAVRGNRAVWDTLLLGAQYGDAGIGSDAAAFRKLYPFSPALVATLVALSQALQRERTALKVMTELLVERRDTLRVNDLIGVAALFDPLVLRGELPDRPKLKQLFQAARALYLRKLRPLLLKVNNITEEQAAGHAQFALDDKLIKTVLLGALVPDVPALHNLTPGKLHALNFGTITSPIPGYEQQIVVNRLKQIAADAGELHLTDERDPIVTLTLNEVDYDQLLELVTDQEVFTTSARQQLLRELVSAEMGMVGTDGQLGELLVARDWRGRKHVVQVKFGNVRDSTSMPVEALVGDGSRDGWRIVVDYPFDPAGYGRNADLARIEELDQGAKVVFWLPLYLTDEAMGRVRQLAKINYLLGAGGHGERLNTLAADWSAADRQEGRLYLQQRQTRLRANLLSALREAYGLAGSGQGSDVQEDSIPILHTLAEGLQLGRPRGGSLTEAFGNLTRELFAWSYPGKPAMPEDEKPVTRAELAKILSYARQAAADPTRGVSVASPADQRTLRRVCNPLRLGELVDNHRYVLNRTTCRWTGHLHQAAAAEGHTERFPVRVLRRLVDEPAAFGFDRELENLIIAVFALDQQLAWYEHGGKVEINTLAAIHDNLELRPPPMPDEREWTDAVRRSQELLGIVLPAWRTPANLGPLAATLRSAARARRDEVTRLRQELTARAALLGLDPAAPSGRLATVRRAADLLVDLAGEADDVVLVRLVARADLGDVDDRAVGGLIAQAKEIGDALARPQQWSLLGAIDARSAHDERARTIIDRLRDAAGHQQHGTDLTAALQAAEAAAADLLAAGRQERPQPTPPQPTPGDPSSRPGPAAPQPATSPTGSPPTPGSTDSQPTPHPAAPQSTHRPADAPAAAGVPRGRRRVTDQATWEKVAAEIAAEVAAGRSVTLSWEVE; from the coding sequence ATGACCCTGCTGCGGGACGTGATCGATATTCCGACCTCGGTCGGGGACGGCGATTTCGTCGTCCGTGCCGCCGAGGGCGCGGACCTGCGGCGGTACGTGGTCACCGACCAGCTCCGGGAGAGTTTCGCCGAGTCCCTGCGCCGGATCGGGCACGCCGTCACCACCGGCCGGTCGCAGGCGGTGTTCCTGCACGGCTCGTTCGGCTCCGGCAAGTCGCACTTCATGGCTGTGCTGCGGGAGATCCTCCAGCACAACCCGGCGGCCCGGGAGCTGCGTGGCCTGGCCGAGCCGGTCCTCGCCGCCGACGAGTGGCTGACCGGGCGGCGGATGCTCACCCTCACCTTCCACATGCTCGACGCGCGGTCGGTGGAGCAGGCGATCCTGGAGGGCTACCTGCGCCAGGTCACCGCGCTGCACCCGGACGCGCCCGTTCCCCCCGTACACCGGTCGGACGCGTTGCTCGACGACGCCGCGCGGTTGCGCGACCGGATGGGTGACGAGGCCTTCTTCGCCGCCCTGCGCGACGGTGGTAGCGCGCCCACCGCCGCCGGGGGAGGGCTCGCCGCGATCCGCGCCCGCGCCCAGGGCTGGACCCCGCAGACGTACGCCGACGCCGCCGCCGAACCTCCCGGCTCCGCCGGCCGGGACGCACTGGTCAGTGCTCTGACCAGTGCGTTCTTCACCGGGGCGGTACGCAGCGCCGAGTTCCTCGACCTGGACACCGGGTTGGCCGTGATCACCCGGCACGCCAAGGCGCTCGGCTACGACGCCATGGTGCTCTTCCTCGACGAGCTGATCCTCTGGCTCTCCACCCGGATCAGCGACCACACCTTCGTCAACACCGAGGGCGCGAAACTCAACAAGCTGATCGAGTCGGCCGACGCCACCCGGCCGCTGCCGCTGATCTCGTTCGTCGCCCGGCAGCGCAACCTGGAGGACTTCCTCGGCCCGCAGGTCGGCGGCACCGAGCGGGAAGCCCTCGCGCACGTGATGCGCAGCGTCCAGGGACGGTTCGGGGAGGTCGCCCTCGCCGACACGAACCTGCCGGAGATCACCGAGGGGCGGCTGCTCAAACCAGTCGACGACGAGGCCCGCGCGGTGGTCGACCGGGCCTTCGCCGCGGTGCGCGGCAACCGCGCGGTCTGGGACACGCTGCTGCTCGGCGCGCAGTACGGTGACGCCGGCATCGGCTCGGATGCCGCCGCGTTCCGCAAGCTGTACCCGTTCTCGCCGGCCCTGGTCGCCACCCTGGTCGCCCTCTCCCAGGCACTGCAACGCGAACGGACCGCGTTGAAGGTGATGACGGAGCTGCTGGTCGAGCGGCGGGACACGCTGCGGGTCAACGACCTGATCGGGGTGGCCGCGCTCTTCGACCCGCTGGTGCTGCGCGGCGAGCTGCCCGACCGGCCCAAGCTCAAGCAGCTCTTCCAGGCGGCCCGCGCGCTCTACCTGCGCAAGCTCCGCCCACTGCTGTTGAAGGTCAACAACATCACCGAGGAGCAGGCCGCCGGGCACGCCCAGTTCGCGCTGGACGACAAGCTGATCAAGACAGTGCTGCTGGGCGCGCTGGTGCCGGACGTGCCTGCCCTGCACAACCTCACCCCCGGCAAGCTGCACGCGCTGAACTTCGGCACCATCACCTCGCCTATCCCGGGCTACGAGCAGCAGATCGTGGTCAACCGGCTCAAGCAGATCGCCGCCGACGCCGGGGAACTTCACCTGACCGACGAACGCGACCCGATCGTCACGCTCACCCTCAACGAGGTCGACTACGACCAGCTGCTGGAACTCGTCACCGACCAGGAGGTCTTCACCACCTCCGCCCGGCAGCAGTTGCTCCGGGAGCTGGTCAGCGCCGAGATGGGCATGGTCGGCACCGACGGGCAGCTCGGTGAACTGCTCGTCGCGCGGGATTGGCGCGGCCGGAAGCACGTCGTGCAGGTCAAGTTCGGCAACGTGCGGGACAGCACCAGCATGCCGGTGGAGGCGCTGGTAGGGGACGGCAGCCGCGACGGCTGGCGGATCGTCGTCGACTACCCGTTCGACCCGGCCGGCTACGGCCGTAACGCGGACCTGGCCCGCATCGAGGAGCTTGACCAGGGCGCCAAGGTGGTGTTCTGGCTGCCGCTCTACCTCACCGACGAGGCGATGGGCCGGGTTCGGCAACTCGCGAAAATCAACTATCTGTTGGGTGCCGGAGGGCACGGTGAGCGGCTCAACACCCTGGCCGCCGACTGGTCGGCCGCCGACCGGCAGGAGGGCCGGCTCTACCTCCAACAGCGGCAGACCCGGCTGCGGGCCAACCTGCTCAGCGCGCTGCGCGAGGCGTACGGGCTGGCCGGCAGCGGGCAGGGCTCCGACGTGCAGGAAGACAGCATTCCGATCCTGCATACCCTGGCCGAGGGCCTCCAGCTCGGGCGGCCCCGGGGCGGCAGCCTCACCGAGGCGTTCGGCAACCTGACCCGGGAACTGTTCGCCTGGTCGTACCCGGGTAAGCCGGCCATGCCGGAAGACGAGAAGCCGGTCACCCGCGCCGAACTGGCCAAGATCCTGTCGTACGCCCGGCAGGCCGCCGCCGACCCGACCCGGGGGGTGAGCGTCGCCTCCCCCGCCGACCAGCGAACCCTGCGCCGGGTCTGCAACCCGCTACGCCTCGGGGAACTGGTCGACAATCACCGGTACGTGCTCAACCGCACCACCTGCCGGTGGACCGGTCACCTGCACCAGGCCGCCGCCGCCGAGGGACACACCGAACGGTTCCCGGTGCGGGTGCTGCGCCGTCTGGTCGACGAGCCGGCCGCGTTCGGGTTCGACCGTGAACTGGAAAACCTGATCATCGCGGTCTTCGCGCTGGACCAGCAGCTCGCCTGGTACGAGCACGGCGGCAAGGTGGAGATCAACACGCTCGCCGCCATCCACGACAACCTCGAACTGCGGCCCCCGCCGATGCCCGACGAGCGGGAGTGGACCGACGCCGTACGCCGCAGTCAGGAGCTCCTCGGGATCGTCCTGCCGGCCTGGCGTACCCCGGCCAACCTGGGGCCGCTCGCCGCCACCCTGCGCTCCGCCGCCCGCGCCCGCCGCGACGAGGTGACCCGGCTCCGGCAGGAACTGACCGCCCGCGCCGCACTGCTCGGCCTCGACCCGGCGGCCCCGTCCGGCCGGCTCGCCACCGTCCGGCGGGCCGCCGACCTGCTGGTCGACCTGGCCGGGGAGGCCGACGACGTGGTCCTGGTCCGGCTGGTCGCCCGTGCCGACCTCGGCGACGTCGACGACCGGGCGGTCGGCGGCCTGATCGCGCAGGCGAAAGAGATCGGCGACGCGCTGGCCCGCCCCCAGCAGTGGTCGCTGCTCGGGGCGATCGACGCCCGGTCGGCGCACGACGAGCGGGCGCGGACGATCATCGACCGCCTGCGGGACGCGGCCGGGCACCAGCAGCACGGGACGGACCTGACCGCCGCGTTGCAGGCCGCCGAGGCGGCCGCCGCCGACCTGCTCGCGGCCGGTCGGCAGGAACGCCCGCAGCCGACCCCCCCGCAGCCGACCCCCGGCGACCCGTCGTCGCGGCCCGGCCCGGCCGCCCCGCAGCCGGCCACCAGCCCGACCGGCTCGCCACCGACTCCGGGTTCGACCGATTCGCAGCCGACTCCGCACCCGGCCGCCCCGCAGTCGACCCACCGCCCGGCGGACGCGCCGGCCGCCGCCGGCGTTCCCCGGGGACGCCGTAGGGTGACCGACCAGGCGACCTGGGAGAAGGTCGCCGCCGAGATCGCCGCCGAGGTCGCCGCCGGCCGATCGGTGACGCTCAGCTGGGAGGTGGAGTGA
- a CDS encoding DEAD/DEAH box helicase translates to MRDLHPVVLHHIVNTLGWADLRPLQRAAAGALADGDDALLLAPTAGGKTEAAIFPLLSRMATQDWTGTSLLYLCPLKALLNNLQPRLEQYAGWLGRQAAVWHGDVRAARRRAILVQRPDVLLTTPESLESMLVSTAVDHRLFLADLRAVVVDEVHAFAGDDRGWHLVALLERLTRVAGRPLQRVGLSATVGNPAELLVWLQGSGAGHRPGRVVAPEPVATAAVHPASAGDIELDHVGSLANAATVIAALHQGEKRLVFCESRQIVEELGQLLRAGGLTTFLSHASLAADERRRAEQAFVEARDCVIVATSTLELGIDVGDLDRVIQIDTPATVASFLQRLGRTGRRLGTSRNCLFLTLSGEALTEAAALLWLWSSGWVEPVVAPPEPRHIVAQQLLALCLQEHRIGDRQWIEEWNGLEPFGRSAEPILRHLVDQSYLERDEGMLFIGATAEARFGRRHFMEMTAVFTGPPEFTVLLGRSELGRIDPSLLTDEVRGERRLLLGGRSWRVTYVDWRRRRCFVEPADGGGRARWWGTGNAGLGFEFTRAVREVLLGANPAVRLTRRALDRLATERAERQHLVHPGGNLVVRERGGDLRWWTFAGLRANATLAATLSEVVDPVERYDDFAVRLRENVTPAEWSATVADAADRLCLPRVDEKALASLKFNAALPARLAEATLAARLADLRAASVVLAEPTRFVVT, encoded by the coding sequence ATGCGCGACCTTCACCCGGTGGTGCTGCACCACATCGTCAACACCCTCGGCTGGGCCGACCTGCGCCCCCTGCAACGGGCCGCCGCCGGTGCGCTCGCCGACGGTGACGACGCGCTCCTGCTCGCCCCGACCGCCGGAGGCAAAACCGAAGCGGCGATCTTTCCCCTGCTGTCGCGGATGGCCACGCAGGATTGGACCGGCACGTCCCTGCTCTACCTCTGTCCGTTGAAGGCGTTGCTGAACAACCTTCAGCCGAGACTCGAGCAGTACGCCGGGTGGCTGGGCCGGCAGGCGGCGGTCTGGCACGGCGACGTGCGCGCCGCCCGGCGGCGGGCCATTCTCGTCCAACGACCGGACGTGCTGCTGACCACCCCGGAATCGCTGGAGTCGATGCTGGTGAGCACCGCCGTCGACCATCGGCTCTTTCTTGCCGACCTGCGGGCGGTCGTCGTGGACGAGGTGCACGCCTTCGCCGGTGACGACCGGGGCTGGCACCTCGTCGCGCTGCTGGAACGGCTTACCCGGGTGGCCGGCAGACCCCTGCAACGGGTCGGTCTCTCCGCGACCGTCGGCAACCCGGCCGAGCTGCTGGTGTGGTTGCAGGGGTCGGGGGCAGGACACCGACCCGGCCGGGTGGTGGCACCGGAGCCGGTTGCGACCGCCGCCGTGCACCCTGCGTCCGCCGGAGACATCGAACTGGACCACGTCGGCTCTCTCGCGAACGCCGCCACCGTGATCGCCGCGCTCCATCAGGGGGAGAAGCGACTCGTCTTCTGCGAATCCCGGCAGATCGTGGAGGAACTCGGCCAGTTGCTGCGGGCAGGAGGACTGACCACGTTCCTTTCGCACGCCTCGCTCGCAGCCGACGAACGTCGCCGCGCCGAGCAGGCGTTCGTCGAGGCCAGGGACTGCGTCATCGTCGCCACGAGCACCCTCGAACTGGGAATCGACGTGGGTGATCTCGACCGGGTCATCCAGATCGATACGCCCGCCACCGTGGCGTCGTTCCTGCAACGGCTCGGCCGTACCGGCCGCCGTCTCGGCACCAGCCGCAACTGCCTGTTCCTCACTCTCTCCGGGGAGGCCCTGACCGAGGCGGCCGCGTTGCTGTGGCTCTGGTCGTCCGGGTGGGTCGAACCGGTCGTGGCACCGCCCGAGCCCCGGCACATCGTCGCCCAGCAACTGCTGGCGCTCTGCCTTCAGGAGCACCGGATAGGAGACCGGCAGTGGATCGAGGAGTGGAACGGTCTGGAACCGTTCGGCCGCAGCGCCGAACCGATCCTTCGCCACCTGGTCGACCAGAGCTACCTCGAACGAGACGAGGGCATGCTCTTCATCGGGGCGACCGCCGAGGCGCGCTTCGGTCGCCGGCACTTCATGGAGATGACCGCCGTCTTCACCGGGCCACCCGAGTTCACCGTGCTGCTCGGCCGCTCGGAACTCGGCCGGATCGACCCGAGCCTGCTCACCGATGAGGTACGGGGCGAGCGCCGGCTGCTGCTGGGCGGCCGGAGCTGGCGGGTGACGTACGTCGACTGGCGACGGCGGCGGTGCTTCGTGGAGCCGGCCGACGGTGGGGGCCGGGCCCGGTGGTGGGGCACCGGGAACGCAGGCCTCGGGTTCGAGTTCACCCGGGCCGTCCGCGAGGTGCTGCTCGGGGCGAACCCAGCGGTGCGGCTCACCCGACGAGCCCTCGACCGGCTGGCGACCGAACGCGCGGAACGGCAGCACCTGGTGCACCCGGGCGGCAACCTCGTCGTACGGGAGCGCGGCGGGGACCTGCGCTGGTGGACCTTCGCCGGCCTGCGCGCCAACGCCACCCTGGCGGCCACCCTCAGCGAGGTGGTCGACCCGGTGGAACGCTACGACGACTTCGCCGTCCGGCTGCGGGAGAACGTCACCCCGGCCGAGTGGAGTGCCACCGTGGCCGACGCTGCCGACCGGCTCTGCCTTCCCCGCGTCGACGAGAAGGCGCTGGCCAGCCTGAAGTTCAATGCCGCCCTGCCGGCACGGCTCGCAGAGGCGACCCTGGCGGCCCGTCTCGCCGATCTGCGTGCCGCCTCGGTGGTGCTGGCCGAACCGACGCGGTTCGTGGTGACCTGA
- the pglZ gene encoding BREX-2 system phosphatase PglZ — protein MSAARAAVRPDAVRRKVEAWLAERDGTAALALAARPEWPAEPALTVDGVTVRVVPCLTPLAARAALHERADGERLVLLTELGDDELGDGLLAHLSKQRIRKIDAWDLVRQMFSGAALDPTLVRLGRWVADALADHVPPQGWSPPPGAIVTRDHALGCLTAELLGVPRAQLDDSGLLQWSTNAPAQRRFAGLPDPVAEGVTRYLVGTAGRTVAPILAAVRAGHGVDVIPVGLLAGVLWGPTTDQRVAVVTAAARARLEPRFGGVPPTPDQAAALHEAAEAWVYRTIDSGRDGREEATRLLHRAETIAEEIGVGALLGGSAVLPAGFGHRLRDFADAVRFAVPAGGVAVPALVAKAQQALATLEDHRAAEPERVTTARMAVRLLRWLTTSDDTPPATLREAVRRHAQQDGWVDRARLDVFTGDRDAAEAYRLLCQAVDARRARHDRQFATLLAEATAADAEPGALLRVEDVLDRVVQPILDHGQRVLLVVLDGMSVAAATEVAESLTENGSWLELTPDGGQREGVLAALPTVTEVSRCSLFSGRIATGGQAAERSAFSRRWPHGVLLHKTHLRAGAGATLDREIREALDDPAVPLVAAVVNTIDDALDRGEPGTAVWGGDTIPALRELVASVSDRVVVLLSDHGHVVDRGPDARVLAGAGGGNRWRPADEPATGLEATFTGSRVALGGGRIVLPWREDVRYGPRKAGYHGGASPAEAVIPLLVFSRGDDRAVPGWAGAPVASPHWWRELIIDGDTSAAGSGTTAPPPVATAPALGARRRVRPEAPQPDSLFELASDPATLPGVLGTNQARPDLVTALLSSERYAQRRDARLSLPDERVAAMLGTLLAGGGRATLETLAARAGVPAHRISGTVTVLRRLLQVEGYPVVTLDADRRTVHLDRDLLVEQFELDQP, from the coding sequence GTGAGCGCGGCACGAGCCGCCGTACGCCCCGACGCGGTACGCCGCAAGGTCGAGGCGTGGCTGGCCGAGAGGGACGGGACGGCAGCCCTCGCCCTGGCCGCCCGCCCCGAGTGGCCCGCCGAGCCGGCGTTGACCGTGGACGGCGTCACCGTCCGGGTGGTCCCCTGCCTGACGCCGCTGGCCGCACGGGCCGCCCTGCACGAGCGGGCCGACGGGGAGCGGCTGGTGCTCCTGACCGAGCTGGGTGACGACGAGCTGGGCGATGGCCTCCTCGCCCACCTCAGCAAACAGCGCATCCGGAAGATCGATGCCTGGGACCTGGTCCGGCAGATGTTCAGCGGGGCGGCCCTCGACCCGACCCTGGTACGACTCGGCCGTTGGGTGGCCGACGCGCTGGCCGACCACGTACCGCCGCAGGGGTGGTCCCCGCCGCCCGGGGCCATCGTCACCCGCGACCACGCGCTGGGGTGCCTCACCGCGGAACTGCTCGGGGTGCCCCGGGCCCAGCTCGACGACTCCGGCCTGCTCCAGTGGAGCACCAACGCCCCCGCCCAACGCCGGTTCGCCGGACTGCCCGACCCGGTCGCCGAGGGCGTCACCCGCTACCTCGTCGGCACCGCCGGCCGGACGGTCGCGCCCATCCTCGCCGCCGTCCGGGCTGGTCACGGCGTCGATGTCATCCCGGTCGGGCTGCTCGCCGGGGTGCTCTGGGGTCCGACCACCGACCAGCGGGTGGCGGTGGTGACCGCAGCGGCCCGGGCCCGCCTCGAACCCCGCTTCGGCGGGGTGCCTCCCACCCCCGACCAGGCCGCCGCGCTGCACGAGGCCGCCGAGGCATGGGTCTACCGCACCATCGACAGCGGCCGGGACGGCCGCGAGGAGGCCACCCGGCTGCTCCACCGCGCCGAGACGATCGCCGAGGAAATCGGCGTCGGCGCGCTGCTTGGCGGCTCGGCCGTGCTGCCCGCCGGCTTCGGGCACCGGCTGCGGGACTTCGCCGATGCCGTCCGGTTCGCCGTGCCCGCCGGTGGAGTGGCTGTCCCGGCGCTGGTGGCGAAGGCCCAGCAGGCGCTGGCCACCCTGGAGGACCACCGGGCGGCCGAGCCGGAACGGGTGACGACCGCCCGGATGGCGGTACGCCTGCTGCGCTGGCTCACCACCAGCGATGACACCCCTCCGGCCACGCTGCGGGAGGCGGTGCGCCGGCATGCCCAACAGGACGGCTGGGTGGACCGGGCCCGGCTGGACGTCTTCACCGGGGACCGGGACGCCGCCGAGGCGTACCGGTTGCTCTGCCAGGCCGTCGACGCCCGCCGGGCGCGGCACGACCGACAGTTCGCCACCCTGCTCGCAGAAGCCACCGCCGCCGACGCGGAACCGGGGGCGCTGCTGCGCGTCGAGGACGTGCTCGACCGGGTGGTGCAGCCGATCCTCGACCACGGTCAGCGGGTGCTGCTGGTGGTGCTGGACGGCATGAGCGTCGCCGCCGCCACCGAGGTCGCCGAGTCGCTCACCGAGAACGGTTCCTGGCTGGAACTCACCCCCGACGGCGGCCAGCGGGAGGGCGTACTCGCCGCCTTGCCGACGGTCACCGAAGTGAGCCGGTGCAGCCTGTTCAGCGGCCGGATCGCCACCGGGGGGCAGGCCGCCGAGCGCTCCGCGTTCAGCCGCCGCTGGCCGCACGGTGTGCTGCTGCACAAGACGCACCTGCGGGCCGGAGCTGGAGCCACCCTGGACCGGGAGATCCGCGAAGCGCTCGACGACCCGGCGGTGCCGCTGGTCGCGGCGGTGGTCAACACCATCGACGACGCGCTGGACCGTGGCGAGCCGGGGACCGCCGTCTGGGGCGGCGACACCATTCCCGCGCTGCGTGAACTCGTCGCCTCGGTCTCGGACCGGGTGGTCGTCCTCCTCTCCGACCACGGCCATGTCGTCGACCGTGGCCCCGACGCGCGGGTCCTGGCCGGCGCAGGCGGCGGCAACCGGTGGCGTCCGGCGGACGAGCCCGCCACCGGGCTGGAAGCTACGTTCACCGGCAGCCGGGTGGCGCTCGGTGGCGGCCGGATCGTCCTGCCCTGGCGGGAGGACGTCCGGTACGGGCCACGCAAGGCCGGCTATCACGGGGGAGCCAGCCCCGCGGAAGCCGTCATCCCGCTGCTGGTGTTCAGCCGGGGCGACGACCGGGCGGTGCCGGGCTGGGCCGGTGCCCCCGTCGCCAGCCCACACTGGTGGCGGGAGCTGATAATCGACGGGGACACCAGCGCTGCGGGCAGCGGGACGACGGCACCCCCACCGGTGGCCACCGCACCGGCCTTGGGTGCCCGCCGCCGGGTACGTCCGGAGGCACCTCAGCCGGACAGCCTCTTCGAGCTGGCCTCCGACCCGGCCACCCTGCCCGGCGTCCTCGGCACCAACCAGGCCCGACCCGATCTGGTCACCGCCCTGCTCAGCAGCGAGCGGTACGCGCAGCGGCGTGACGCCCGGCTCTCCCTGCCCGACGAGCGGGTGGCGGCCATGCTGGGCACGCTACTCGCCGGCGGTGGACGCGCCACCCTGGAGACGCTCGCCGCGCGCGCCGGCGTGCCGGCCCACCGGATCAGCGGCACGGTGACCGTGCTGCGGCGGCTGTTACAGGTGGAGGGCTATCCCGTCGTCACGCTCGACGCGGATCGACGCACCGTTCACCTCGACCGGGACCTGCTCGTCGAACAGTTCGAGCTGGACCAGCCGTGA